Within the Gloeobacter kilaueensis JS1 genome, the region AAACTGCAGTATCGAGTCGTCGCCGAAAATTTCGACGAGGGCCGGCATGTGCCAGACGTGAATACCGCCGGAAGCGACGGCCATTACCCCGCCCATCGAGGCGTAGTCCTGGGTAAAGTAGATGCCCCGGGACAGATCGCGCTCGATGTGATCCTCGCGCAATAGATCGACGAAGCCCAACGTCGCTGCTCGATCGCCTTCGAGTTTGCCTACGACAGTACCGGTGTGGATGTGATCGCCGCCCGACAGGCGCAGGCACTTGGCAAGCACCCGGAAATGAATGCCGTGGTTTTTTTGGCGGTCGATGACGGCGTGCATGGCCCGGTGGATGTGCAGCAACATGCCGTTGCGGCGGCACCACTTGGAGAGGGTGGTGTTGGCGGTAAAGCCACCGGTAAGGTAGTCGTGCATGACGACGGGCGAACCGATTTCTTTGGCAAACTCGGCGCGCTCCATCATGTCTTCGCAGGTACCGGCGGTGACGTTGAGGTAGTGGCCCTTGATTTCACCGGTTTCAGCCTGAGCTTTGTTGATTGCCTCTTGAACGAACAGGAAGCGGTCGCGCCAGCGCATAAAAGGCTGCGAGTTAATGTTCTCGTCGTCCTTGGTCAGATCGAGGCCACCGCGCAGGCACTCGTAGACCGCCCGGCCATAGTTTTTGGCCGATAGGCCGAGTTTGGGTTTGATTGTGCAGCCGAGCAGGGGTCTGCCGTACTTGTTGAGCTTGTCGCGCTCGACGACGATGCCGTGGGGCGGTCCGGGGTAGGTCTTGACCAGGGCGATCGGAAAGCGAATGTCTTCGAGGCGCAGCGCCTTGAGCGCCTTGAAGCCGAAGACGTTGCCCACCAGTGAAGTGAGCAGGTTGGTGATCGAACCTTCTTCGAAGAGATCGAGCGGGTAGGCCACGTAGCAGATGAACTGGTTGCTCTCGCCGGGTACCGGCTCGATGTCGTAGGCGCGCCCCTTGTAGCGGTCTAGATCGGTGAGATTGTCAGTCCAGACCGTCGTCCAGGTACCAGTCGAGGATTCGGCTGCCACCGCTGCCGCCGCTTCTTCGATCGGAACGCCCGGCTGTGGGGTGACGCGAAAAGCCGCTAAAACGTCTGTGTCCCGTGGAATGTAATCCGGCATGTAATAGGTGAGGCGGTAATCCTTCACACCTGCCTGATAACCTGTCTTGGGCTTCGTCTGCGTGTACGTCACTTCTTCCTCCTTATCAATCACTCACGGCAACCCGACGCTCGCGCGACGGCTCTCTATCCAGGCAGCAATGCGAAAAACCCCATCCTGGCCTGTAAAGCGCGACAGAAGTCTCCCAAGAGAACTCCAGCCGCCAGCCTTGAACTGCATCAGGCTGAACGCGCCCAGGTCGCCTTCCTGAGATTGAAAATGACTTCTGTGGATGCGAAAGAGGAAAGCAAACCCAACTCAAACCTGGCGACGGAAAGGGCCAGTTTCAAGTGCGCGATTGGCTTACCAAAAATTCTTTCGCCGTCTTGTTACCCAACACTCTACCACCGCACATCAATAAGCTCAACATATTGTTACTAATGTTGTTTATCAGTAAAATTTATATGAAAAAGGTAGGAAAAGCTGAGAGTCCTGTCCGGCAGGACTGAACGTTTTGTAATAGGAACGCTCGTGGATTGGCCACCGAACCCCGGCAGGTGTGCAACCATATGGTGTATTCGGCGCAGGGACTGCACCTGGAGGAGCGAGCGGCGTGGGCCCATCGAGCAGTTATCCAAGAGTCGTCGCCGTCCTCAACGGCAAAGGCGGGGTGGGCAAGACGACCACCGCCGTCAACCTTGCGGCGGCACTGGCGGCAAAAGAGCGGGTGCTCCTGGTCGATGCCGACCCCCAGGGTTCGGCGAGCTGGTGGGCAGAGCGGGGCACGGCGGCCCTCGGCTTCGACCTGGCCCAGGAGACCAACCCGCGCCTGCTCGAAAGTCTGCGGGAGGTGGGCGGCTACAGTCTGGTCGTCGTAGACACGCCCCCGGCCCTTGATTCGGCGGCGCTGGCGGCAGTTGTCCAGGCGGCGGATCAGCTGGTGCTGCCGACGCCTCCGGCCCCCCTCGATCTGGCGGTGCTCATCGAGACGGTCCACCGGGCGGTGTTGCCCAGCGGCACCAGCCACCGGGTGCTCCTTACCCGCGTCGATCCGCGCAGTCTGGGCGAAGCGGTCGAAGCGCAAAGAACCCTCAGAGAACGGGGCATCCCCGCCTTCGAGGCGTTCATCCGCGCCTACAAGGCCCACGAGCGGGCAGCGCTTGAGGGGTTGAGCATTCTGCAATGGCGGGGCAAAAATGCCCGCGAGGCTGAGGCGGACTATCGCCGGGTGGCCGAAGAACTCGATCGTGATTGGAGAAAATAATGGCAAGAAAACGTTTGACCGATCTATTGCGCGAGGGCCAGGATCCAGCCGAGGCCGAGGCTGAAGCCGAACCCTCGCCAGCTCCTGCCTCCCGGACTGGGCGCTCGCCCCTGACGGCTCTCAAAGCATCGCTAGCCGAAGCTGAGCGGCGCGTCGCGGATCTGCAGGGGCAGCTGCAGGAGCGCGACGCGGCCCACCGCGCCGAGGTGGAGCGGCTGCACACTGAGCTGGAGAAGGTGCAAAAAGAAGCGCTGCAACTGGCACTCGCCAACACTGCCTTGATCGAGGAGGTCAACGGCCTGCGCCAGTCGCCTCCGGCCAAAGAGCCAAATGCAAAGTTCCAGCCGCCCCAAAAACAACCGCTGCTGCCCACCTACAAGGTGGTGCCGCGCCCCATCCAGCGCGCCGGTGAGCCGCGCAACAACAACGACATCCCCTCCTGGTTGCTCTAGCCCATATAAGGAAGTCTGGCCGCCGTCGCCCGAATCGCTTCGATATTGGCGAGCAACTGGCCCGTCGCATCCCAGTGGCCACTTAAAAACATCTGGCGCGGAGCGGCGGCCAGCGCCAGCGGCAGGCTCTGCTGGGGCAGGCGGACCTGGAGCGCTTCGAGGTCGATAGTCAGAATCGTCTCCGGGCTCTGGACGATCGTGCGCTGCAGTTGCTCGACGGTGTCCGCGTCGGCTGTGAGGCAGGGGATACCGATGGCCAGGCAGTTGCCAAAAAAGATCTCAGCAAAGCTTTCACCTACGATCGCTTGTATACCCCAGCGCGATAGAGCCTGGGGGGCATGCTCGCGGCTGGAGCCGCAGCCGAAGTTGCGGTTGACTACCAGAATGCGCGCCCCCTGAAAGTGAGGCGCGTCGAAGGGATGGTCCGCCTGCTGGGTGCGGTCGTCGGCAAAGACCGCCTCCCCCAGGCCATCGAAGCTGATCGAGCGCAGGTAGCGCGCCGGGATGATCCGGTCGGTGTCGATGTCGTTGCCTGCCAGGGCGATGCCCCGGCCTTCGACAGTCAAGATTTTGCTCATCGCTGGGGCTCCAGCAGGGTGCGCACGTCGGTCACAGCCCCCCGGATGGCCGCCGCCGCCACCATCGCCGGGCTCATCAGCAGGGTACGACCGGTGGCGGAGCCCTGGCGGCCTTTGAAGTTGCGGTTGGAGGAGGAGGCGCTCAACTGCCGCCCCACCAGCCGGTCCGGGTTCATCGCCAGGCACATCGAGCAGCCCGGCTCGCGCCACTCAAAACCAGCGGCCAAAAAGATCTCGTGCAGGCCCTCGGCTTCGGCCTGGCGCTTGACCGCCTCGGATCCGGGCACGACGAAGGCTTTAATACCCGGTGCGACGTGGCGGCCAGAGGCGAGCTTTGCCGCTTCGCGCAGATCCGACAGGCGGCCATTGGTGCAGCTGCCGATAAAGCAGACATCGACTTTTGTGCCGGCAATCGGCGTGCCCGGCAAAAGATCCATGTAGCGGTAGGCTTCTTCGGCCAGAGGCCGCTCTTCTTCGGCCAGTTCCTCTGCCCTCGGTACCGCCTCGTCCACGGCAATGCCCTGGCCTGGCGTGATGCCCCAGGTAACGGTCGGTGCCACCTGCCGGGCGTCGAAGACGACGACATCGTCGTAGCTGGCGTCCGGATCTGATCGCAGGCTTTCCCACCAACTGGTCGCCCGCTCCCAGTCAGAATCTTTTGGGGCGAAGGGCCGGTCCTTGAGGTAGGCGTAGGTCGTCGCGTCCGGGTTGACGTAGCCGCAGCGGGCTCCGCCCTCGATCGCCATGTTGCAGACGGTCATCCGCTCCTCCATGTTCATCGCCTCGAAGGTGCTGCCCGCAAATTCGTAGGCGTAGCCGACTCCCCCCTTGACCCCGAGCTTGCGGATGATGTGCAAGATTGCATCCTTGGCGAACACACCGGCGGGCAGGCTGCCGTTCATCTCGACGCGGCGGACCTTGAGCTTGCCCAGGGCAAGAGTCTGGCTTGCGAGCACGTCGCGCACCTGGCTGGTGCCGATACCGAAGGCGATCGCCCCAAAGGCACCGTGGGTCGAAGTGTGGCTGTCGCCGCAGGCGATCGTCATCCCCGGCTGGGTCCATCCCTGCTCTGGGGCGATTACATGTACGATGCCCTGGGAGCCGGAGCCGATGTTGTAAAAGCGAATGCCGTACTCGGCGCAGTTGGTCTCAAGGGCGCGGATCATCTGCTCGGCCATCGCGTCGGCGAAGGGCCGCTCCTGACCCGCAGTCGGCACAATATGATCGACTGTCGCCACGGTTCTTTGGGGATAGCGCACCGGCAGACCGCGCTCGCGCAGCATGGCGAACGCCTGGGGACTGGTGACCTCGTGGATCAGGTGCAACCCGATAAATAGCTGCGTCTGCCCCGAGGGCAAGGTGCCCACCGTGTGCAACTGCCAGACTTTGTCAAATAACGTTCCCCGGCTCAAGGCGCTGGACTCTCAATACTGCAAGCGCCATTGTAGCCGGGAGAAACCGAAGAAAATCCAAAACTCTCTACCGGCACCGCACAGACTCGTGCTATACTTGTGAACATTGGTCCACTTCTCAACCGCGCCGAAGCCGGACTCTTTTAGCATCGGTGCTAGAATCTGGGAGCTATTTCAATGACCAAAAACGGTACCAGTGGTAGTCGTTCCTCGGCGCGGGAACTGAGCGAGCTATCATCCGACGATGCGCTGGAGATGACCATGGCCCGTACCTCCGACGAATCCAAAAAACAAACACCCCAGCCGGGGTCCGCAGAGGATCCCCAAAAGCAAAAAGCGCTCAAGATGGTCCTCACCCAGATCAAGCGCAACTTTGGCGAGGGAGCGATCATGCGGCTGGGCGAGAGCACCCGTATCAAAGTCGAGACGGTAGCCAGCGGTGCCATCACCCTCGATCTGGCTCTGGGGGGCGGTCTGCCCAAGGGTCGAGTCATCGAAATCTACGGCCCCGAATCCTCGGGCAAGACGACCCTGGCGCTGCACGCGATCGCCGAGGTTCAAAAAAATGGCGGCATCGCGGCCTTCGTCGATGCCGAGCACGCCCTCGATCCTTCCTATGCCAAGGTGTTGGGCGTCGATGTCGAAAATTTGATTATCTCCCAGCCCGACACGGGCGAGATGGCCATGGAGATCGTCGATCAGCTGGTGCGCTCGGCGGCGGTCGATATCATCGTCATCGATTCGGTGGCGGCCCTGGTGCCCCGCGCTGAGATCGAAGGTGAGATGGGCGATGCCCACGTCGGTCTGCAGGCGCGGCTGATGAGCCAGGCGCTGCGCAAGATCACAGGCAACATCGGCAAGACCGGCTGCATGGTGATCTTCCTCAACCAGTTGCGCTCCAAGATTGGCGTCATGTACGGCAACCCCGAGACAACCACCGGCGGCAACGCCCTCAAGTTCTATGCCTCGGTACGCCTCGACATCCGCAAGGCGGAAACTCTTAAAAAGGGCCAGGACGAGTACGGCAACCGGGTGCGGGTCAAAGTCGTCAAAAACAAGGTGGCTCCGCCCTTCCGCAAGGCCGAATTCGACATTATCTTCGGCAAGGGCATCTCCTCGATGGGCTGCATCCTCGATCTGGCAGTCGAGATGGAGATCGTCGATCGCAAGGGAGCCTGGTACTCCTACGGCAGCGAGCGCCTGGGCCAGGGCCGCGAAAACGTGCTCGCCCTGCTCGAAGAAAATACTGCCCTCGCCAGAGAAATTGAACTGAAGGTGCGCGAAAAGATCGCCAACGGAGCGGTCGTCTCCGCCACTGTCCCGGCCCCTGAGGAGGCCGACGCCGACTTAGACGAAGAGTAACAAACTCCACCTCAGTAGACCCCGGCTCTGCCGGGGTTTTTGCGTTCCAGCCGATCCCTAGGAAAATCTATCGTTCTGGCGGGGCGAGCCGTCAGGCCCCTTAGGATCGAGACGCGACACAAAGTGGCCTGGGATACCGTTCGATCGCCCCCAGAAGTGGGTAACTTAGAAGAAGTAGAGTGGTTGCGCAATGAACCTCAAATTTGTCAGACACCTCGCGGAATCCTTCAACTCTGTCCAGCTCGAAGCGCAGATCCACCGGATCGAAGAACAGTACTTTCAAAGCCCGCTCGATAGCCAGACCCAGCTTCTCGACACGGTGGGCGACTATCTCAAGGCGCTCGATGTGCGCATCCAGATGGAGCGCGACGGCGTCGATGAGGCGGCTGCCCTGCGGGATCTGGCGCGCCGGATGCGCCAGCTGAGTGCCAACAAGCCCTACAGCGAGTGGCTGGACGAAGCACCGACCCTCACCCAGCGCGCTTAAAACCGAGCAGCCGTCCTAGAGCGCCAGTTGTGGCTTGAGCCTGTCGAACTGCTTGGAGCTGAGCACTTTTTTGCTCACCAGTTCATCGAGGCTCTTATAGGGCCGGGCGGCGATGATCTTTTTGGCTGTCGCTGCGCCGATGCCCTTGACCTGCTGCAGTTCTTTGCTGGTGGCGGTGTTGACGTTGACGACGACGGTGGTAGATTTGGTGGATTTTTTTGACCCAGGGGTCGTTGTCGTCGTTGTCGTGCTGGTGGTCGCAGGGGTGCTGGTCTGGGCCAGCACAGGCAGAGGAGCAAGGGACACCAGCGCGAGCAGGAGTGCTGCCAAACGATGCTTCTTAAACACGGCCAACTTCTCCCAAAAAAGCATGATCTCTATAGATGCCTGAGCGATAGGAAGCGAGCGTGACAGTGCGATGAAGCTGGTTTGTCGATGCGTGTCCAGCCCCTTGCCGGAGAGCAGCCGGTTCTGTGGCAGAATAGATCGTAATCCCGATTGGGTTGGGGTGGGATTCGGCGATGACTCTCGATGTCTCGGGCGCGCAGCTTGCTGCCATCCGCGCCCACGGTGAGCGCACGTACCCGCGCGAGTGCTGCGGCCTGCTATTAGGCAGTTTTGAGAAGGGCGATAAAAAGCGTCTCGTCGAGGCGTATGCCGTCGAGAACACCTGGCAAGGAGCGGGAGAATTTGGCTTGGGCGACGGTCAGGGCGAGGAGCGGCGCTTTTTGATTACGCCGGAGGATTACCGGGCTGGTGAGCGCTACGCCCGCGAGCGGGGGCTCGAAGTGATCGGCACCTATCACTCCCACCCCGACCATCCGGCCCGCCCGTCGGAGTTTGACCGGGGAAACGCCTGGCCGGTCTACTCTTACATCATCGTCTCGGTGCAGAATGGTCGGGCGGCTGATCTGACTAGCTGGACGCTCGACGACGAGCGGCAATTTCAATCTGAAACAATTTGTCGGACCACGGAGGTCTAAGCATGGGTGTAAAAGTTTTGATTCCTGCGCCGTTGCGCCGCTACGCAGGCGATCAAGAGAGTCTGGAACTGGAGGGGGCAAGCGTCGGCGAGGTACTCGACGATCTGACGGGCCGTTACGGCGAACTCAAAAAGCACCTCTACAGCGAAGACGGCAAACTGCGCAACTTCGTCAACGTCTACGTCAACGACGAGGACATCCGGCACCTGCAGCAGCAGGGCACCGCTGTCCAATCCACCGACATCATCAGTATCGTGCCTTCGATCGCAGGAGGCGATTAGGCCATGCTCAATCCGGATACGACGACCATCGAACTTTCTAAAGACGAAATCGAGCGCTACTCGCGCCATCTCATCCTGCCGGAGGTGGGGCTGGAGGGTCAAAAAAAGCTCAAGGCCGCCTCGGTGCTCTGCGTCGGCACCGGTGGTCTTGGCGCACCGCTCACGATGTATCTGGCTGCCGCCGGCATCGGTCGCATCGGTCTGGTCGATTTTGACGTGGTCGATGCGAGCAACCTCCAGCGCCAGATCATCCACGGCACCTCCTGGATCGGCAGGCCAAAGATCGACTCGGCCACCGACCGGCTCAAGGAGATCAACCCGTACCTGCTCGTCGATCGCTGGCCAGTGCGCCTTTCAAGCGAGAACGCCCTCGACATCGGCCAGCACTACGATCTGATCATCGACGGCACCGACAACTTTCCGACCCGCTATCTGGTCAACGACGCCTGCGTGCTTTTGGGTAAACCCAACGTCTACGGCTCGATCTTCCGCTTCGAGGGCCAGGCGACGGTCTTTCACTACGAGGACGGTCCCTGCTACCGCTGCCTCTATCCGGAGCCGCCGCCGCCGGGCCTGGTTCCCAGCTGCGCCGAGGGTGGCGTGCTGGGCATTTTGCCTGGCATCATCGGCGTCATCCAGGCGACCGAGGCGGTCAAGATCATCCTGGGCATCGGCACGACGCTCAAGGGCCGACTGATGCTCTACGATGCGTTAAATATGAAGTTCCGCGAGCTAAAGCTGCGGCGGAACCCCGAGTGCCCGGTGTGCGGCGACCATCCGACCGTCACCGCCCTCATCGACTACGAAGAATTCTGCGGCATCCCGCAGGCCCGCGCCGAAGAAGAGAAAACCCAATCTGCCATGCAAGAAATCACCGCCGCCGAACTTAAAGATCTCCTCGATCACAGGGTCGATGTGGTCGTCGTCGATGTGCGCAACCCCGACGAATTTGCCGCCGCCCGCATTCCCGGCACCACCTTGATTCCGCTACCTGAGATCGAGAACGGTCCTGGCGTCGAGAAGGTGCGCGCACTGGTCAACGGCTCGCAACTGATCGTCCACTGCCGCAGCGGGATGCGTTCGGCCAAAGCCCTGCAGATTTTAGAGCGCTCCGGCATCGAGGGCAAGAACCTCAAAGGCGGCATCCACGCCTGGTCCGACGAAGTCGATCCGAGCGTGCCCAAGGTGTAAAAACCCACGCGGGTTTCGCAGTTCCCTGGGCTGTGAAACTTTCTGTCGCGGCAGGGCTCTATTCGTCGCCGCCAAAGAAGTCGGTGACGCTGTCCCAGGCGTCGCTCGCCGCATCCGATACGGTGTCGTAAGCGTCTGAAGCCGTTTCACTGACCGTGTCATAGGCGTCAGAAGCAGCGTCGCTGACCGTGTCATAGGCATCGGAAGCAGCATCACTGGCCGTGTCGTAGGCGTCCGAGGCTGTGCCACTGACGGTATCCCAGACGTCGGAAGCCGCGTCGCTGACGGTGTCGTAGGTGTCGGAAGCAGCACCACTCGCTGTATCCCAGACGTCGGAGGCGGCATCGCTGACGGTATCGTAGGTGTCAGAAGCGTAATCCTTGGCCGTATCCCAGGCGTCGGAGGCCGTGTCACTCACGCTGTCCCAGGCGTTGCTGGCTGTGTCCGAAATCGTTTCCCAGGCTCCTTTGCCCATTTCGCCCACGCCACTCAGGTAGTTGCCGTCGTCGAAGTCTTTTGCTGCCTCGTAGGAGTGTTCCTCGCCCACCAGACCCATCAATCCGTCGGAGATTGTATCGCTTATTGCTCCACCGGTTGCGTGCTCAAGGCCAACCCCGATCGCTGCCCCCGCCGCTCCTGCCACTAAGACTGCGCCACCTACCACCCCTGCAGTCGCAGCGGCGGCACCTGCAGCACCGGCTCCCATCAGGCCGGCACCCAGCGCTCCAACACCGGTGAGCGTTTCCATGACGCCCTGCTCGGTCTTGTCGTTTTGCTCAGACATTTCTTGACTCCCTGTGAGGACTGTTTGTGGATATTCAATAGTCCGCGCCCGGCCCCGCGTTTTGAAAGTGCAAGGATCTGTAATTTTTCTTCAGCAATCATCTGGCCAGGGCAACGTGGCGCTCCTGTTCGTTTGGTAGGTCGTCGCCAAACGGTTTATGCAGCGGCTGGATATTTCTAAGATCGAAGTAGTTCTCCCGTGCATCGATCGTTGCGATTGGCTGGAGACACCCGCAGCGGTCGGCACCGACGCAGACTGTTGCATTGTGTAAACAGGCAATGATGCCGGTCGGGCTTCGATGTAATGTGAACACGGCGCTCACCTGAATCAAGAAAGGTTAACTGCATGGCGATTGAGAGAGGGGCCAAGGTCCGCATCCTGCGCAAGGAATCCTACTGGTATCGCGATGTCGGTACGGTTGCATCGATCGACAAAAACGAGAAGACGATCTACCCGGTGACGGTGCGCTTCGAGAAGGTCAACTACTCGGGGCTCAACACCAACAACTTCGGCGTCAGCGAACTGGAAGAAGTCGAAGCTTAGTGCCCGAACTGCCCGAAGTCGAGACGCTCAGGCGCGATCTACTCATCTATTTACCTGGCGAGCAGATAAAAGATGTGGAGGTGTTGCGCGCCGCCTCTGTGGGCTACCCGCCGGACCCGGTGGCTTTTGCGGCTGCTCTTGTCGGTCAGATCTTTGGCGAGCGGATGGTCCGGCGCGGCAAGTACCTGCTGCTATTTTTTGAAAGTGGCGACGCGCTCGGGGTGCATCTGCGCATGTCTGGCCGGTTGCTCTGGCGCTCTGCGGACGCACCGCTTGAGGTACACACGCGGGTGCGCCTGTTCTTAAATAGCGGCCACGAGTTGCGCTTTGAAGATCTGCGCGTCTTTGGCAGGCTGTGGTTCGTTCCGGCAGCTGTAGCTTCAGAGCAGGTGGTGACAGGATTGACGCGCCTCGGGCCGGAGCCATTCTCGGCGGAATTTAGTGGCGATTATCTGATCGAACGTCTGCGCCGCCGCAAGCAGCCAATCAAGACGGCCCTGCTCGATCAGAGCCTGGTGGCGGGGGTGGGGAACATCTACGCCGACGAAGCGCTCTTTATCAGTGGCATCGACCCGACGATCTCGGCGCACAAACTGACCGGAGCGGCGATCGAGCGCCTGCGGCAGGCGGTCATCCGGGTTCTGGAGCAGGGGATTGCCCAGCGGGGCACCACCCTGCGCAACTACACCGACGCCCAGGGGGTCAACGGCAACTACGCCGGCGGTGCCTGGGTCTACGGGCGGCGGGGTGAACCCTGCCGCAACTGTGGAACACCGATCGAGCGCGTGCGCCTGGCAGGCCGCTCGACGCACTTCTGTCCAGCCTGCCAGCGCGTACAATAAAGCATCTCAGCGGCAAAGTTTCTGGCAATGACTGCGAATCTTCTGACTCGAACCCGCTCCAGCACCCGGCTGCAGATTGTCAGACCCCTGGCAAGCCTCTGGTTTCGCTTCTGTGCGGCACTGCTTGAGCAGGCGATTTTGCTTTTGGCCGCCTTTGCGATCGTGCAGTCGGTGGGTGCCTTGCTGTCGCTTCTGGGTGCAACGGTTGCAAGCCCGCTGCTCGCCTGGATCACCGTCGGCCTCTACGGCCTGCTGGTGCTCTTTAACTATCTGGTGTTGCCGCTGCGCAACAAGGGCCAGACCCTCGGAATGCAACTGGTGGGCATCCGGATCGTGCGGATGGACGACGAGAAGCTCACCGCCGGAACGCTACTTTTGCGTCACCTGTTGGGTTATCCCCTCAGTTTGCTGCCCCTGGCTCTGGGATTTATCACCGCCGCCCTCGACAGCGACAAGCAGGGCTGGCACGACAAGATCGCCGACACCAAAGTGATCGCCGACCCGCGCCGCACGGTAGCCAACCTCTATCCGGCGATCGTCTCCTCATTTTTTATCCACGTCCTGGTGATCCTCTCGGCGATCGTGCTTGCGATCATCATTCCGCTGCTGCTGCAGGCGCTGCACATCCAGTTTCCGGACCTCAAGCCCGAGGAGCCGCCGCCACCGCCGGTGGTGATCGACATCGACCAGACCGACCCGAACCTCAAGCCCCGGCCCAACGCGGTGCGGGCCAACCACAACTCGGTGGCCAAAAAGCGCAATCGTGAGCTACCCACCGACACCGGCGTGCGCGGTGCCCAGCAAAGTAAACCCACACCCCGCCCCCGCGTCGCCCAGCAACCGCCCGCCCCCGCGCCGGAGCCCGAGCCCAAGCCCGAAGTCGAGCCGCCCAAACCCAAACCGGTGCCGGTGCCAAAGCTAAAAGCCGCCCCGCCCCCATCGCCGGACCCAATCCTGCCCAAGCCGGTCGAGCCGCCGAAAGTCACCAGTCCTGAACTGTCGGCCCTCAAACCGGAACCTGCTCCCGACAATACTCCGCCCGCCCCCGCGCCCCCGACGCGCAGGAGGCGTACTAGCTCGTCGAGCGGCTCCGGTCTCGGCACGGCCAGCGCCCTCGGTGGACCGCTCTCCGCCAGCAGTCGCGGTGGTGGCAACGGTGGCCTGGGGAGCAGCGGTGCCCTCAACCCCGGCAGCGATGGTCCCGGTTCGGGCGTCGATGCGCAAGAAGACATCGACTGGGGTCCGTACATGGCTGCCCTCCAGCGCAAGGTCAAGCGCAACTGGATCACCCCGGAGGCAGGCAATTCCCGGCGCACGGTGCTGGTCTTCTCGGTGAGCAAGAGCGGCGATGTGACCAACCTGCGCGTCGCCCGCTCCTCCGGCTCGCGCTCCTCCGACGATGCGGCAATCGATGCGGTGCAGCGCGCTGCCCCCTTTGCCCGGCTGCCGGTGGGCTATAAAAACGACCGCATCGACATCCAGTTCACCTTCGACATCAACGTCTTCGGGGCGACCCAGGGAGACTTTTAACGGTGGACTACCGCTTCTACGTGGCGGGACCGCTCTTTAACGCCTACGAGCAGAGCTACCAGGCTGAAATTGCGACTAGACTCGCCCCCCTCGGGCGGGTCTTTTTGCCGCAGGCCGAGATTGCAGCCAGTGCCAGTGCTGCCGAGGTCTTCGAGCGCTGCTGCCGGGGCATCGATGAGAGTGCGATCGTCGTTGCCAACCTCTCCGGTCCCGACGCCGACTCGGGAACTGCCTTCGAGGTGGGCTACGCCTACGCCACAAACCGGCCCATCTACGCGATTCGCAGCGAACTGGCCTACGGCTATCCTGACCGGGCGCTCTATCCGAATCTGATGCT harbors:
- the leuC gene encoding 3-isopropylmalate dehydratase large subunit, giving the protein MSRGTLFDKVWQLHTVGTLPSGQTQLFIGLHLIHEVTSPQAFAMLRERGLPVRYPQRTVATVDHIVPTAGQERPFADAMAEQMIRALETNCAEYGIRFYNIGSGSQGIVHVIAPEQGWTQPGMTIACGDSHTSTHGAFGAIAFGIGTSQVRDVLASQTLALGKLKVRRVEMNGSLPAGVFAKDAILHIIRKLGVKGGVGYAYEFAGSTFEAMNMEERMTVCNMAIEGGARCGYVNPDATTYAYLKDRPFAPKDSDWERATSWWESLRSDPDASYDDVVVFDARQVAPTVTWGITPGQGIAVDEAVPRAEELAEEERPLAEEAYRYMDLLPGTPIAGTKVDVCFIGSCTNGRLSDLREAAKLASGRHVAPGIKAFVVPGSEAVKRQAEAEGLHEIFLAAGFEWREPGCSMCLAMNPDRLVGRQLSASSSNRNFKGRQGSATGRTLLMSPAMVAAAAIRGAVTDVRTLLEPQR
- a CDS encoding form I ribulose bisphosphate carboxylase large subunit; protein product: MTYTQTKPKTGYQAGVKDYRLTYYMPDYIPRDTDVLAAFRVTPQPGVPIEEAAAAVAAESSTGTWTTVWTDNLTDLDRYKGRAYDIEPVPGESNQFICYVAYPLDLFEEGSITNLLTSLVGNVFGFKALKALRLEDIRFPIALVKTYPGPPHGIVVERDKLNKYGRPLLGCTIKPKLGLSAKNYGRAVYECLRGGLDLTKDDENINSQPFMRWRDRFLFVQEAINKAQAETGEIKGHYLNVTAGTCEDMMERAEFAKEIGSPVVMHDYLTGGFTANTTLSKWCRRNGMLLHIHRAMHAVIDRQKNHGIHFRVLAKCLRLSGGDHIHTGTVVGKLEGDRAATLGFVDLLREDHIERDLSRGIYFTQDYASMGGVMAVASGGIHVWHMPALVEIFGDDSILQFGGGTLGHPWGNAPGATANRVALEACVQARNEGRNLMREGGDIIREAARWSPELAAACELWKEIKFEYETVDTL
- the recA gene encoding recombinase RecA, which translates into the protein MARTSDESKKQTPQPGSAEDPQKQKALKMVLTQIKRNFGEGAIMRLGESTRIKVETVASGAITLDLALGGGLPKGRVIEIYGPESSGKTTLALHAIAEVQKNGGIAAFVDAEHALDPSYAKVLGVDVENLIISQPDTGEMAMEIVDQLVRSAAVDIIVIDSVAALVPRAEIEGEMGDAHVGLQARLMSQALRKITGNIGKTGCMVIFLNQLRSKIGVMYGNPETTTGGNALKFYASVRLDIRKAETLKKGQDEYGNRVRVKVVKNKVAPPFRKAEFDIIFGKGISSMGCILDLAVEMEIVDRKGAWYSYGSERLGQGRENVLALLEENTALAREIELKVREKIANGAVVSATVPAPEEADADLDEE
- a CDS encoding ComEA family DNA-binding protein, producing MAALLLALVSLAPLPVLAQTSTPATTSTTTTTTTPGSKKSTKSTTVVVNVNTATSKELQQVKGIGAATAKKIIAARPYKSLDELVSKKVLSSKQFDRLKPQLAL
- the leuD gene encoding 3-isopropylmalate dehydratase small subunit, which translates into the protein MSKILTVEGRGIALAGNDIDTDRIIPARYLRSISFDGLGEAVFADDRTQQADHPFDAPHFQGARILVVNRNFGCGSSREHAPQALSRWGIQAIVGESFAEIFFGNCLAIGIPCLTADADTVEQLQRTIVQSPETILTIDLEALQVRLPQQSLPLALAAAPRQMFLSGHWDATGQLLANIEAIRATAARLPYMG
- a CDS encoding ParA family protein; translated protein: MGPSSSYPRVVAVLNGKGGVGKTTTAVNLAAALAAKERVLLVDADPQGSASWWAERGTAALGFDLAQETNPRLLESLREVGGYSLVVVDTPPALDSAALAAVVQAADQLVLPTPPAPLDLAVLIETVHRAVLPSGTSHRVLLTRVDPRSLGEAVEAQRTLRERGIPAFEAFIRAYKAHERAALEGLSILQWRGKNAREAEADYRRVAEELDRDWRK
- a CDS encoding ubiquitin-like small modifier protein 1, with protein sequence MGVKVLIPAPLRRYAGDQESLELEGASVGEVLDDLTGRYGELKKHLYSEDGKLRNFVNVYVNDEDIRHLQQQGTAVQSTDIISIVPSIAGGD
- a CDS encoding Mov34/MPN/PAD-1 family protein, which gives rise to MTLDVSGAQLAAIRAHGERTYPRECCGLLLGSFEKGDKKRLVEAYAVENTWQGAGEFGLGDGQGEERRFLITPEDYRAGERYARERGLEVIGTYHSHPDHPARPSEFDRGNAWPVYSYIIVSVQNGRAADLTSWTLDDERQFQSETICRTTEV